The Saprospiraceae bacterium genome includes a window with the following:
- a CDS encoding restriction endonuclease subunit S: MKVEKLGNIADIIAGQSPPSSTYNSEGKGIPFFQGKADYGEKYPSVRYWCTEPTKISLPDDILISMRAPVGPVNINIVESCIGRGLSAIRVKKNVSRDFIYFWLKQNQHLIAAKETGSTFKAITQKILNEIVVPFPSYPDQLHIANLLSKAENLIAQRKESIHLLDEFLKSTFLEMFGNTRYFTKSEVVKTIGEICSTRGGGTPSKAKPEYYTGEIPWVSPKDMKWLYITTSQDKITQQAVDESSTVLIPKDSLLMVIRSGILKSKLPIAINKVAVTINQDMKAFSSKEVTTEYLLYYFFSEERNILKKVKGTTADNLNFDDIKKMKIKVPPLELQTQFAQIVEKTEAIKTQYQRSLQELENLYGSLSQKAFKGKLTINKTVSVLSI, from the coding sequence ATGAAGGTTGAGAAACTTGGAAATATAGCTGACATCATTGCGGGTCAATCTCCGCCATCAAGCACTTATAATAGTGAAGGAAAGGGTATTCCATTTTTCCAAGGCAAGGCAGATTATGGTGAGAAATATCCATCAGTAAGATATTGGTGCACTGAGCCAACTAAAATTTCACTGCCAGATGATATTTTGATTTCAATGAGAGCACCAGTTGGACCTGTGAATATTAATATTGTTGAATCTTGCATTGGAAGAGGATTAAGTGCAATACGGGTTAAGAAAAATGTTAGTCGAGACTTCATATACTTTTGGTTAAAGCAAAATCAGCACTTAATCGCAGCAAAAGAAACAGGTTCAACCTTCAAAGCAATTACTCAAAAGATTTTGAATGAAATTGTAGTTCCATTCCCAAGCTATCCCGACCAACTCCACATCGCCAATCTATTAAGCAAAGCCGAAAACCTGATAGCCCAACGTAAAGAAAGCATCCACCTACTGGATGAATTTTTGAAAAGCACGTTTTTGGAGATGTTCGGAAATACACGATACTTTACTAAATCTGAAGTTGTAAAAACAATTGGTGAAATATGTAGTACAAGAGGTGGTGGCACTCCGAGTAAAGCAAAACCGGAATATTATACTGGTGAAATTCCTTGGGTATCACCAAAAGACATGAAATGGCTTTACATAACTACTTCACAGGATAAGATAACTCAGCAAGCAGTTGATGAAAGTTCAACTGTATTAATTCCTAAAGACTCACTTCTAATGGTTATCCGAAGCGGTATTCTAAAATCAAAACTTCCAATAGCAATTAATAAAGTGGCTGTAACAATCAATCAGGACATGAAAGCATTCTCTTCAAAAGAAGTCACAACAGAATATCTACTCTATTACTTTTTTAGTGAGGAACGAAACATACTTAAAAAGGTGAAAGGAACAACAGCAGACAATCTTAATTTTGACGACATCAAAAAAATGAAAATCAAAGTTCCACCTCTCGAACTCCAAACCCAATTTGCCCAAATCGTAGAAAAAACAGAAGCCATCAAAACCCAATACCAACGAAGCTTGCAGGAGTTGGAGAATTTGTATGGCAGTCTGAGCCAAAAGGCATTTAAGGGGAAGTTAACAATAAATAAAACTGTAAGCGTTTTATCAATTTAG
- a CDS encoding N-6 DNA methylase: MLQNNSTLKSLIDKLWNNFWSGGISNPLTAIEQITYLIFMKRLDELESKRERDAEFTGEQYDPRFKGKYTIPGSDQTVDKNELRWSVFKHMPADEMLFHVQTRVFPFLKELNGETSPFTKQMANAVFIMPKASLLVEAINIIEQLFTEIEKDATEGGHAFQDIQGDVYEMLLSEIATSGKNGQFRTPRHIIKLMSELVAPQLGQRMADPSSGTGGFILGYYQYVLTSLVRRSNPDLLIKDEDGFERAAISAILTEEVKQVLADSMFGYDIDTTMVRLGLMNLMMHGIDNPQIDYKDTLSKSYNEDSKYDIIMANPPFTGNIDKGDINEGLKLPTTKTELLFVERIFNMLKMGGTAAVIVPSGVIQNSGKAFEALRKLIIDKAELKAVIAVPSGVFKPYAGVSTAILIFTKGGETNHVWFYDMQSDGYTLDDKRNKIADLPDGKAGSDLPDIVQRYKARDAKKDSDRKLKYFMVPQKEIVENNYDLNLSTYKEEVYEEVVYENPNVIFEKLESIEADIQKGLVELKELM, from the coding sequence ATGCTTCAAAATAATTCAACATTAAAATCTCTTATAGACAAACTCTGGAACAACTTCTGGAGTGGCGGTATAAGTAATCCGCTCACAGCCATAGAACAAATTACCTACCTGATTTTCATGAAACGCTTGGATGAACTGGAGTCCAAAAGAGAACGAGATGCAGAATTTACAGGAGAGCAATACGATCCCAGATTCAAAGGCAAATACACGATCCCAGGTAGCGACCAGACCGTTGATAAAAACGAACTAAGATGGAGTGTATTCAAACATATGCCCGCTGACGAAATGCTTTTTCACGTTCAGACCAGGGTTTTTCCTTTTTTGAAAGAATTAAACGGCGAGACTTCTCCTTTTACAAAACAGATGGCCAATGCCGTTTTTATAATGCCTAAAGCCAGTTTGCTGGTAGAAGCGATAAATATCATTGAACAACTTTTTACTGAAATTGAAAAAGACGCTACCGAAGGCGGACATGCATTTCAGGATATACAGGGTGATGTGTATGAAATGTTATTGAGCGAAATCGCCACGTCAGGTAAAAACGGTCAGTTCCGTACCCCACGTCACATCATTAAATTGATGTCTGAGCTGGTAGCGCCACAATTGGGGCAGCGTATGGCAGACCCTAGCAGTGGGACCGGTGGATTTATTTTGGGTTATTACCAGTATGTGCTTACAAGCCTGGTACGTCGCTCCAATCCCGATCTGCTGATAAAGGATGAAGATGGTTTCGAACGAGCAGCCATCAGTGCCATACTCACTGAAGAAGTAAAACAAGTGCTTGCAGACAGTATGTTTGGTTACGACATCGATACGACCATGGTTCGTCTGGGACTGATGAACCTGATGATGCATGGTATCGACAATCCACAGATAGACTATAAAGATACCCTGAGCAAAAGCTACAATGAAGACAGCAAGTATGATATCATTATGGCAAATCCGCCTTTTACAGGAAATATCGACAAAGGTGACATCAATGAAGGGCTGAAACTGCCCACCACCAAAACGGAATTGCTGTTTGTAGAACGCATTTTTAACATGTTGAAAATGGGTGGAACGGCTGCCGTGATAGTGCCGAGCGGCGTCATACAAAACAGCGGAAAGGCATTTGAAGCCTTGCGAAAACTGATTATAGACAAAGCCGAACTGAAAGCCGTCATTGCGGTACCCAGCGGAGTATTTAAACCTTACGCGGGTGTAAGCACTGCTATTTTGATATTTACCAAGGGTGGCGAAACCAACCATGTGTGGTTTTATGACATGCAGTCAGATGGATACACCCTGGACGATAAACGAAATAAAATTGCCGACCTGCCTGACGGCAAGGCAGGAAGTGATTTGCCCGATATTGTGCAACGCTACAAAGCAAGAGATGCTAAAAAAGACAGCGACCGAAAGCTGAAATACTTCATGGTACCGCAAAAGGAGATTGTAGAGAACAACTACGACCTGAACCTGAGCACCTACAAAGAAGAAGTGTATGAAGAAGTGGTGTATGAAAATCCAAATGTGATTTTCGAAAAATTGGAAAGTATTGAAGCAGACATTCAAAAAGGATTGGTGGAACTAAAAGAGTTGATGTGA
- a CDS encoding putative DNA binding domain-containing protein yields the protein MNFETTKDLIERLNFSDECTNIEAKKATNIHRSIIESVCAFANEPGLGGGNILLGIEREEGTLFPSYIVCGVSDPDKLQLDLSTQCASMLNQPIRPEIKVDKINDKIVLNIFIPELPNGQKPAYFKNEGLPAGAYRRIGSSDQRCTDDDLFIFYNKEDSLDSTIIKDTSLDDVSDEALSLYRNLRQKVNNYAEELQYNDIELLQALGCLKKDNSKFHLTYCGLLVFGKKMSLRRLLPMVRVDYIRVPGNEWVRDPENKFTTIDMRGSLIELVQRTFSAIADDLPKGFLLHEDAIQAESIGLPNKVLREAIVNAFIHRTYRENQPIQIIRYGNRIEITNPGFSLKPQDSLGEPGSKNRNPFIASIFHETNLAETKGSGIRTMRSLMKKASLSPPTFESDHTKNQFTARILLHHFLNEQDVEWLKSFADQSLSDGQKRGLILLREIGAIDNSSYRQLNGVDIMKSSQELRNLREKDIIIQKGKGRATYYVPNKGLTHWQGFTDQNDDLWWEYPDFIDDIEDFDHLSAPVQTDKIDLSAPVLPDYLDENMLSAPVLPEYLDENMLSAPVNESLVHQLPDDIQNEIKKLPQRVLNPQLIEEVIIKICDLRPYKSSEIAGILGKTDKYILRTFISPLKEKGSIEYTIPDMPNHPEQAYITIKK from the coding sequence ATGAACTTCGAAACAACAAAGGATTTAATAGAAAGATTGAATTTTAGTGATGAATGCACAAATATTGAAGCTAAAAAAGCAACCAATATTCATCGGTCAATCATAGAATCTGTATGTGCATTTGCGAATGAACCGGGTTTAGGTGGTGGTAATATATTATTAGGTATTGAAAGAGAAGAAGGAACATTATTTCCTTCTTACATTGTTTGTGGTGTGTCTGATCCTGATAAACTACAATTGGATTTAAGTACCCAATGTGCATCTATGCTGAATCAGCCCATCCGACCTGAAATAAAGGTTGACAAAATAAATGATAAAATTGTTCTGAATATTTTTATACCTGAATTACCGAATGGACAAAAACCTGCATATTTCAAAAATGAAGGTTTGCCCGCTGGAGCTTACAGACGTATAGGTTCGAGTGACCAAAGATGTACGGATGATGATCTTTTTATTTTCTACAATAAGGAAGATTCTTTGGACAGTACAATAATAAAAGATACTTCTTTGGATGATGTAAGTGATGAAGCTTTGTCTTTGTATAGAAATTTAAGACAAAAAGTAAACAATTATGCTGAAGAACTTCAATATAATGATATCGAATTATTGCAGGCACTTGGATGTTTGAAAAAAGATAATAGTAAATTTCATTTAACATATTGTGGTTTGTTAGTATTTGGAAAAAAGATGTCTTTGCGGAGGTTGTTGCCAATGGTTAGAGTGGATTATATCAGAGTTCCAGGCAATGAATGGGTGAGAGATCCAGAGAACAAATTTACAACCATTGACATGAGAGGCTCATTGATTGAACTGGTCCAGAGAACCTTTAGCGCAATAGCAGACGATCTTCCAAAAGGATTTTTACTTCATGAGGACGCGATTCAGGCAGAAAGTATTGGACTACCCAACAAGGTATTGCGTGAAGCCATAGTAAATGCTTTTATTCATAGGACTTACAGAGAGAACCAACCTATTCAAATTATCAGATATGGCAATAGAATAGAAATTACTAATCCTGGATTTTCTTTAAAGCCACAGGATAGTTTGGGTGAACCAGGGTCAAAAAATAGAAACCCATTTATTGCATCAATTTTCCATGAAACAAATCTTGCTGAAACAAAAGGGTCAGGTATCAGGACAATGAGATCTTTAATGAAAAAAGCTTCTTTGTCCCCACCTACGTTTGAAAGTGACCATACTAAAAATCAATTTACAGCAAGAATATTGCTGCATCATTTTCTTAATGAGCAGGATGTAGAGTGGTTAAAAAGTTTTGCAGATCAGAGTTTATCTGATGGACAAAAGAGAGGATTGATTTTGTTACGGGAAATTGGTGCAATTGACAATTCTTCTTATCGCCAGTTAAATGGAGTTGATATTATGAAATCAAGCCAAGAATTAAGAAATTTAAGAGAAAAAGATATCATTATACAAAAGGGCAAGGGACGGGCTACGTATTATGTTCCTAATAAAGGATTAACTCATTGGCAAGGTTTTACTGATCAAAATGATGATTTATGGTGGGAGTATCCTGATTTTATTGATGATATTGAAGATTTTGACCATCTCAGTGCACCAGTTCAGACTGATAAAATTGATCTTAGTGCACCAGTACTACCGGATTATTTGGACGAAAATATGCTTAGTGCACCAGTACTACCGGAATATTTGGACGAAAATATGCTTAGTGCACCAGTTAATGAGTCCTTAGTGCACCAGTTACCTGACGATATTCAAAACGAGATCAAAAAATTGCCACAAAGGGTATTGAATCCTCAGTTAATAGAAGAAGTAATCATAAAAATTTGTGATCTGAGACCATATAAGAGTTCAGAAATTGCAGGTATTTTGGGTAAAACTGATAAATACATTTTAAGAACATTTATTTCACCATTGAAAGAAAAAGGTTCAATAGAATATACTATACCAGATATGCCAAATCACCCTGAGCAAGCTTATATTACTATAAAAAAATAA
- a CDS encoding SIR2 family protein yields MVTKDEIRVISKILGSKNQQIIRKLEYNEQLSNSDVDIIKNQYDRNRSRTFDNLSFHDFLLFSMKELNHFSNVIFEYNSFEKLNTNIRNDSIIKRKVYIECLELNIDVGRESCIFFNSDLLTFYLKVEGDKKYSKIEFSDNDQENIELALYINEDASKVEELSLKKISMSNFFEHFSYTIKNHEVTLFNKRDKTIFLLLRILYRKATTKLYLKEVSEYLSTNVVHMSFPHNESSECVQRFLKTEKLSSIPRSRNIAIIGAGASFSVLPGVFHLGNKSIDIIEEKIGIKELLSNKKVLEKYNEIAKHYKLNKGIRSLSFEERLFLLLHFFTEDEVRKIVHSLFELRTVPVYFYEYLAHLFKNRFFDAVINFNFDELLDQALQEEIGPGQFSTIISDGDCKDYESYIDDFRLKVPLYIKPHGTASNKGSMRFTKEQYLEIPQSVENLIEELFMGHKKDLPKYNMRPHIEFSDLNMYVFGFEMTSIEFLEIIHRVAKEKAKSKDFIINVYFFEYDIKAENEKDYVVLKKYLERYDHILRINDSFKNINVKIISLHELQLMRDKENDVGFREYLKCPLAFTIWKIQQEIKNQFKDIYPLKKLNRHNLLIDVFSEKYLFKEDRQNIIKYFSSSEYYEKRLCFELIIVCLKNKGYIQVKESLNFNNRIGMYYESYKGSFPKEDSLSRPKSIYDFLEILKLESFNVSFSDDLYRLKENLHSIINENNLKDVACCTKLIDNWKQEIDINERLIIEIFESLKIYIYELTAILYSDSVNIYPDFISSTNNIYHSITAANIITTNFSLMVNFRNMFFETEIEWTHLFMVGERGKNLVDTLETIDNSKDLRKKLDSFLKDKKIIIILSMDVELTNLKKLCDKFKIKLYISFLPYYAHNRHMQVFADIQFEDNQNIIKIDFLKSIFFYKKGFSNNINGYLLNKPKDQKFGTQNLKSIENFKKNIKILMKTFCGMYLKSFSHEKYKNSKAISIPYIRDEQYIKDFKIEDHDRKHDDGINELAHNLEMEKLIVSIYKYFV; encoded by the coding sequence ATGGTGACAAAAGATGAAATCAGAGTAATTTCAAAAATTCTTGGTTCGAAAAATCAGCAAATAATACGGAAGCTTGAATATAATGAGCAATTGTCTAATTCTGATGTTGATATCATCAAAAATCAATATGATAGGAATAGATCTAGAACATTTGATAATTTATCATTTCATGATTTCCTTTTGTTTTCAATGAAAGAACTCAACCATTTTTCTAATGTAATTTTTGAGTACAATAGTTTTGAAAAGTTAAATACCAATATACGGAATGATTCTATTATTAAAAGGAAAGTATATATTGAATGTCTTGAATTAAATATAGATGTTGGAAGAGAAAGTTGTATTTTTTTCAACAGTGACCTATTAACTTTTTATTTAAAAGTTGAGGGAGATAAAAAATATTCCAAAATAGAGTTTTCAGATAATGATCAAGAGAATATTGAATTAGCACTTTACATAAATGAAGATGCATCTAAGGTTGAAGAGCTAAGTTTAAAAAAAATATCAATGAGTAATTTTTTTGAACATTTTTCTTATACAATTAAAAATCATGAGGTTACTTTATTTAATAAAAGAGATAAAACAATTTTCCTACTATTAAGAATTTTATACCGAAAGGCAACAACTAAGCTATATTTAAAAGAAGTGTCTGAATATCTAAGTACAAATGTTGTTCATATGTCTTTCCCTCATAATGAATCTTCAGAATGTGTTCAAAGGTTTTTGAAAACAGAGAAATTAAGCTCTATCCCAAGATCTCGTAATATTGCAATTATTGGTGCAGGAGCTTCTTTTTCAGTGCTGCCAGGCGTTTTTCATTTAGGGAATAAGTCTATCGATATTATAGAAGAAAAAATTGGTATAAAAGAATTACTCTCTAATAAAAAAGTATTAGAAAAATATAATGAAATTGCCAAACATTACAAACTAAATAAGGGAATTAGAAGTTTATCTTTTGAGGAAAGGTTATTTTTACTTTTGCATTTTTTTACTGAGGATGAAGTACGCAAAATTGTTCATTCGCTCTTTGAGCTCAGAACTGTTCCTGTTTATTTTTATGAATATTTAGCTCACTTATTTAAGAATAGATTTTTTGACGCAGTTATAAATTTTAATTTTGATGAGTTGCTTGATCAAGCCCTTCAAGAAGAAATCGGTCCAGGTCAATTTTCTACAATTATTTCCGACGGTGATTGCAAAGACTATGAAAGTTACATTGATGACTTTAGACTAAAAGTCCCATTATATATAAAGCCTCATGGGACAGCAAGTAATAAAGGCTCAATGAGATTTACTAAGGAGCAATATTTGGAAATACCCCAAAGCGTTGAAAATCTGATTGAAGAGCTTTTTATGGGTCATAAAAAAGATCTTCCCAAATACAATATGCGACCACACATTGAATTTTCAGATTTGAATATGTATGTTTTCGGTTTTGAAATGACAAGCATAGAATTTTTAGAAATAATTCATCGGGTAGCTAAAGAAAAAGCGAAGTCGAAGGATTTTATTATTAATGTTTATTTTTTTGAATATGACATAAAAGCTGAGAATGAGAAAGACTATGTAGTTTTAAAAAAGTATTTAGAAAGATATGACCATATCCTACGAATTAATGATTCGTTTAAGAATATAAACGTAAAAATTATTTCTCTTCATGAATTGCAATTAATGCGAGATAAAGAAAATGATGTAGGCTTTAGGGAATACTTAAAATGTCCACTTGCTTTTACTATTTGGAAGATTCAACAAGAAATTAAAAATCAATTCAAAGATATTTATCCATTAAAAAAATTAAACCGCCATAATTTATTAATTGATGTCTTTTCTGAGAAGTATTTATTTAAAGAAGATAGACAAAATATAATAAAATACTTTTCAAGCTCAGAATATTATGAAAAAAGATTATGTTTCGAACTAATCATTGTATGCTTGAAAAATAAAGGTTATATTCAAGTAAAAGAATCTTTAAATTTCAATAATAGAATTGGGATGTATTATGAGTCTTATAAAGGTTCATTTCCGAAAGAAGATAGTCTTTCCAGACCTAAAAGTATATATGATTTTTTAGAGATATTAAAATTGGAATCTTTTAATGTTTCATTTTCTGATGATTTATATCGTCTTAAAGAAAATTTGCATAGTATTATAAATGAAAATAATCTCAAAGATGTAGCCTGTTGTACCAAATTGATTGATAATTGGAAACAAGAAATTGATATAAATGAAAGGTTAATTATTGAAATTTTTGAATCCTTAAAAATTTATATTTATGAACTCACTGCAATTTTATATTCTGATTCTGTAAATATTTATCCTGATTTTATATCATCTACAAACAATATATATCACAGCATTACAGCAGCAAATATAATTACAACTAACTTTTCCCTTATGGTAAATTTTAGAAATATGTTTTTTGAAACAGAAATTGAATGGACTCATTTATTTATGGTAGGTGAAAGAGGCAAAAATTTGGTTGACACTTTAGAAACCATAGATAACTCTAAAGATTTAAGAAAAAAACTGGATAGTTTTTTAAAAGATAAGAAAATAATAATTATTTTAAGCATGGATGTAGAATTAACTAATTTGAAAAAACTTTGTGATAAATTTAAAATTAAATTATATATTTCATTTTTACCTTATTATGCTCACAATCGGCATATGCAAGTTTTTGCAGATATACAATTTGAAGATAATCAAAATATAATTAAAATTGATTTTTTGAAATCAATATTTTTTTATAAAAAAGGATTCTCAAATAATATTAATGGTTATTTACTCAACAAACCTAAAGATCAAAAATTTGGAACTCAAAATTTAAAATCAATTGAAAATTTTAAAAAAAATATTAAAATACTGATGAAGACTTTTTGTGGTATGTATTTAAAATCGTTTTCACATGAAAAATATAAAAATTCTAAAGCTATTTCAATACCATACATCAGAGATGAACAGTATATAAAAGATTTTAAAATTGAAGATCATGATAGAAAACATGATGATGGAATAAATGAATTGGCCCATAATTTAGAAATGGAGAAATTGATTGTATCAATCTATAAATATTTTGTATAA